In Aquimarina sp. TRL1, a single window of DNA contains:
- the epsC gene encoding serine O-acetyltransferase EpsC → MDIWKTIYDEIIAAEKKEPFITQLTNALPTEEGFWGVLTYILSDKLATSVFSQQTLATIITPILKDNDMIRLFITTDLKEYFKRDFACHTYLEILLFSRGFLATCMYRISRFLFTQNQLQTAKFFHSRIIELYTIDIHPNAQIGKGTIIDHGIGIVIGETAQVGDYCVIFHQVTLGSTGHENGDRHPKIKDHVVIGTGAVILGNIHIADHVNIAAGSVVLKNVPPHTTVAGIPAKSVGRSKKLL, encoded by the coding sequence ATGGACATCTGGAAAACGATCTATGACGAAATCATAGCAGCAGAAAAAAAAGAGCCGTTTATAACTCAGCTAACCAACGCTCTCCCTACAGAAGAAGGATTCTGGGGTGTCCTTACATATATTCTTAGTGATAAACTAGCGACTTCCGTATTTAGTCAGCAAACTTTAGCTACAATCATTACTCCTATTCTAAAGGATAATGATATGATCAGGCTTTTTATTACCACTGATCTGAAAGAGTATTTCAAAAGAGATTTTGCCTGTCATACATACCTGGAAATCCTTTTATTCTCCAGAGGTTTTCTCGCTACTTGCATGTATCGTATTTCTCGTTTTTTGTTTACTCAGAATCAGCTACAAACTGCTAAGTTCTTCCATAGCAGAATCATTGAACTATACACCATTGACATTCATCCAAATGCCCAAATCGGCAAAGGAACTATCATAGATCACGGAATCGGCATTGTCATTGGAGAAACGGCTCAGGTAGGAGATTACTGTGTTATTTTTCATCAGGTAACTTTGGGAAGTACAGGGCATGAAAATGGCGATCGTCATCCTAAAATCAAGGATCATGTAGTTATCGGTACCGGAGCAGTAATTCTAGGAAATATACATATAGCAGATCACGTTAACATTGCTGCGGGTAGTGTAGTTCTTAAAAACGTTCCTCCTCATACAACCGTCGCCGGTATTCCTGCTAAATCAGTAGGAAGATCCAAAAAATTACTTTAA
- a CDS encoding MBL fold metallo-hydrolase gives MTIHRILIVTFLGLQLISCNQSSQKTTSEIPSLITTNTKQQQTSEAPTSSIDSPSIVILGTIQDAGSPHIGCKKSCCTSLFDTPDANRKVVSLGVIDPISNKTFLFEATPDITTQLKTLKKLITNRQEEIPDGIFLTHAHIGHYTGLMYLGKEATNAKKAPVYAMPKMKDFLEKNGPWSQLVTNENIQILPLENKKEITLTPAIQVTPFTVPHRDEYSETVGYYITGPNKKALFIPDIDKWEKWDTNIIDAIASVDYAFIDATFFDGEEINNRDISEIPHPFIIESMRTFKGLSTAEKSKVYFIHFNHTNPVINAQSKQAQRVLTQGFNIAQIHDIIAL, from the coding sequence ATGACAATACACAGAATTCTTATCGTTACTTTTTTGGGCTTACAATTGATTTCCTGCAATCAATCTTCTCAAAAAACTACTTCAGAAATCCCTTCTCTGATAACTACAAATACCAAACAACAACAAACATCAGAAGCACCCACTTCATCTATCGATTCTCCTTCTATTGTTATTCTCGGCACCATCCAGGATGCAGGCTCCCCTCATATAGGTTGTAAAAAAAGCTGTTGTACTTCATTATTTGACACACCTGATGCAAATCGAAAAGTGGTTTCTCTCGGAGTAATCGATCCTATATCAAATAAGACATTTTTATTCGAAGCAACCCCGGACATCACCACTCAATTAAAAACCTTAAAGAAGCTTATCACTAACCGACAGGAAGAAATTCCTGATGGTATTTTTTTGACACATGCACATATTGGTCATTATACTGGTTTAATGTATCTGGGAAAAGAAGCTACTAATGCCAAAAAAGCACCTGTATACGCAATGCCTAAAATGAAAGATTTTCTGGAAAAGAATGGTCCATGGAGTCAACTTGTAACCAATGAAAACATTCAGATCCTTCCCCTTGAAAACAAAAAAGAAATAACATTAACGCCTGCCATCCAAGTTACACCTTTTACAGTCCCTCATCGTGATGAATATTCCGAAACTGTCGGATATTACATCACCGGTCCTAATAAAAAAGCATTGTTTATTCCTGATATCGACAAATGGGAAAAGTGGGACACCAATATAATTGATGCTATTGCCAGTGTAGACTATGCCTTTATAGATGCTACTTTTTTTGACGGAGAAGAAATAAACAACCGAGACATTTCCGAGATCCCGCATCCTTTTATTATAGAAAGCATGCGTACATTCAAAGGATTATCAACAGCAGAAAAAAGCAAGGTATACTTCATTCATTTCAACCACACCAATCCTGTTATTAATGCACAAAGTAAGCAAGCACAGCGTGTTTTGACACAAGGGTTCAACATTGCACAAATTCATGATATTATCGCACTATAA
- the obgE gene encoding GTPase ObgE, whose protein sequence is MTEGNFVDYVKLHVTSGNGGKGSVHLHREKYITKGGPDGGDGGRGGHIILRANPNMWTLYHLKFKRHFRAGHGEHGSKNRSTGADGEDIFVDVPLGTVIRETETQKILHEIVEEGQEIIIAEGGMGGRGNWHFKSSVNQTPRYAQPGIPGEEINITLELKVLADVGLVGFPNAGKSTLLSVITAAKPKIADYEFTTLKPNLGIVEYRNFQTFVMADIPGIIEGAAEGKGIGHRFLRHIERNSTLLFLIPADAPDIKKQYEILLDELRRYNPELLDKERLVAISKCDMLDEELEAELKEQLDAAFTIPYVFISSVAQQGLQGLKDKLWQMLNA, encoded by the coding sequence ATGACAGAGGGGAATTTTGTTGATTATGTAAAGTTACATGTTACTTCCGGAAATGGAGGGAAAGGTTCAGTACACTTACATAGAGAGAAATATATAACCAAAGGAGGTCCAGATGGAGGAGATGGAGGTCGAGGAGGGCATATCATTCTCAGAGCAAATCCTAATATGTGGACATTGTATCACCTAAAGTTCAAAAGGCACTTCAGAGCAGGTCATGGAGAACATGGAAGTAAAAACAGAAGTACTGGAGCTGATGGAGAAGATATATTTGTTGATGTACCTCTGGGAACTGTTATACGCGAAACAGAAACGCAGAAAATCCTTCATGAAATAGTAGAAGAAGGTCAGGAAATAATCATAGCAGAAGGAGGAATGGGAGGTCGAGGAAACTGGCATTTCAAAAGCTCGGTTAATCAGACACCTCGGTATGCACAACCAGGAATTCCCGGGGAAGAGATTAACATAACCTTAGAATTAAAGGTGCTGGCAGATGTCGGTTTGGTAGGATTTCCTAACGCGGGAAAGTCTACATTATTATCTGTTATAACAGCTGCTAAACCTAAGATAGCAGATTATGAGTTTACGACCCTAAAGCCTAATTTAGGGATTGTAGAATACAGGAATTTTCAGACATTTGTCATGGCAGATATTCCTGGGATTATTGAAGGAGCAGCAGAAGGTAAGGGGATAGGGCATCGGTTTTTACGACATATCGAGCGAAACTCCACTTTATTATTTTTAATTCCTGCAGATGCTCCCGATATTAAGAAACAGTATGAAATCCTGCTTGATGAGCTGAGACGTTATAACCCGGAACTATTGGATAAGGAACGATTGGTAGCAATTTCTAAGTGTGATATGCTGGATGAAGAGCTGGAAGCAGAATTAAAAGAACAGTTAGATGCAGCATTTACGATTCCCTACGTGTTTATTTCTTCTGTTGCACAACAAGGGTTACAGGGGCTAAAAGATAAACTTTGGCAAATGCTCAATGCTTGA
- a CDS encoding adenylate kinase yields MIKLHDLEFEPLLPEEAISKAIDGLAEELNRDLAGKKPLFLAVLNGAFMFASEVLKRFDHDCEISFVKLSSYEGTGSTEQVHELIGLTEKVSDRTVVVLEDIVDTGNTIAILSDMMKDQGCKDFRIATLFFKPEAYTRSIHIDYKALDIPNKFIVGYGLDYDGLGRNLTAIYQLKTKHMTNLVLFGPPGAGKGTQAEVLKEKYSLVHISTGDVFRYNIKNATELGTLAKSYIDKGQLVPDEVTINMLSAEVEKNADAKGFIFDGFPRTEAQADALTTLLESKGTGVNAMVALEVDDEVLVQRLLERGKTSGRADDADESVIRNRIKVYYDETAILKGYYEKLDKYYGVDGVGAVEEITNRLSEVIDTL; encoded by the coding sequence ATGATTAAATTACATGATTTAGAATTTGAGCCATTATTGCCAGAAGAAGCAATTAGTAAAGCAATAGATGGACTTGCTGAAGAACTTAACAGAGACCTGGCAGGAAAAAAACCATTGTTTCTAGCAGTGCTGAATGGTGCTTTTATGTTTGCTTCAGAAGTATTAAAGAGGTTTGATCATGATTGTGAAATAAGTTTCGTGAAACTTTCATCGTATGAAGGAACCGGATCTACAGAACAGGTTCATGAACTGATCGGTTTGACAGAAAAGGTGTCAGATCGGACTGTGGTTGTTCTGGAAGATATTGTAGATACGGGAAATACGATTGCAATATTATCAGATATGATGAAAGATCAGGGATGTAAAGATTTTAGAATTGCTACCTTGTTTTTTAAACCGGAAGCATATACCAGATCGATTCATATCGATTATAAAGCATTAGATATTCCTAATAAATTTATTGTAGGGTATGGTCTCGATTATGACGGATTGGGCCGTAATCTTACTGCGATATACCAATTAAAAACAAAACATATGACAAATCTAGTGTTATTTGGTCCTCCGGGAGCAGGTAAAGGAACACAAGCAGAAGTATTAAAAGAGAAATATAGCCTGGTACACATTTCTACAGGTGATGTGTTTAGATATAATATCAAAAACGCAACCGAATTAGGAACATTGGCAAAATCATATATCGATAAAGGACAGTTGGTTCCTGATGAGGTAACAATTAATATGCTAAGTGCAGAAGTAGAAAAAAATGCAGATGCCAAAGGGTTTATTTTTGATGGATTTCCTAGAACAGAGGCGCAAGCTGATGCATTGACTACTTTATTAGAGAGCAAAGGAACAGGAGTGAATGCAATGGTGGCTTTAGAAGTAGATGATGAGGTGTTGGTACAGCGTCTTTTAGAAAGAGGAAAAACTTCTGGAAGAGCAGATGATGCTGATGAGTCTGTCATCCGAAATAGAATTAAAGTGTATTATGATGAAACTGCAATTCTAAAAGGATATTACGAAAAACTTGATAAGTATTATGGAGTTGATGGAGTAGGAGCTGTTGAGGAGATTACCAATAGATTGAGTGAGGTTATAGATACCTTATAA
- a CDS encoding 5-(carboxyamino)imidazole ribonucleotide synthase codes for MINYFSSDFKLGILGGGQLGKMMLYETRKYDIQTYVLDPSDDAPSKIACNYFEKGDLMDYDTVYNFGKKVDVLTFEIETVNINALKQLEKEGKKVYPSADTLEKIQNKGRQKLFYKDQQIPTAAFQKFSTLQELKKQVDNGEITFPFVWKSTQGGYDGNGVAVIRKPEDLTTLPDTECIAEDMIHFKNELAVIVVRSASGEIKSYPVVEMEFHPEANQVEYVICPARVSDGVAQKARAVAKQVSEAFQHVGILAVEMFQTQTDDILVNEVAPRPHNSGHYSIEASYTNQFEQHIRAILDLPLGATDSKVGGIMVNLVGAEGHTGNVIYEDIDTIMQMNGVTPHIYGKKETRPFRKMGHVTIVHENISEARKIAEKVKNTIKVISKP; via the coding sequence ATGATCAATTATTTTTCATCCGATTTTAAACTAGGTATCTTAGGAGGAGGACAATTAGGAAAGATGATGCTTTATGAAACTCGTAAATATGATATTCAGACATATGTCCTGGATCCCAGTGATGATGCCCCAAGCAAGATTGCTTGTAATTATTTTGAAAAAGGTGATTTAATGGATTATGACACCGTCTATAATTTTGGAAAAAAAGTAGACGTATTAACATTCGAGATAGAAACCGTTAACATCAATGCCTTAAAGCAATTAGAAAAAGAAGGAAAAAAAGTATACCCAAGTGCTGATACCCTCGAAAAAATTCAAAACAAAGGACGACAAAAGCTTTTTTATAAAGACCAGCAAATTCCAACAGCCGCTTTCCAGAAATTCTCAACACTTCAGGAATTAAAAAAACAGGTAGACAATGGTGAAATAACATTCCCTTTTGTATGGAAAAGTACGCAGGGAGGGTATGATGGTAATGGAGTAGCCGTGATCCGAAAACCTGAAGACCTTACAACTCTTCCTGACACAGAATGCATCGCTGAAGACATGATTCATTTCAAAAATGAACTGGCTGTTATTGTTGTCAGAAGCGCCTCTGGAGAGATAAAATCATATCCTGTGGTAGAAATGGAATTTCACCCGGAAGCGAATCAGGTAGAATATGTTATTTGTCCGGCCAGAGTGAGTGATGGTGTTGCCCAAAAAGCAAGAGCTGTTGCCAAACAAGTATCCGAAGCATTCCAACATGTTGGTATATTGGCTGTAGAAATGTTCCAGACACAAACGGATGATATCCTTGTTAATGAAGTTGCTCCAAGACCTCATAATAGTGGGCACTACAGTATAGAAGCCAGTTACACGAATCAATTCGAACAACATATCAGAGCTATTCTGGATCTTCCTCTGGGAGCTACTGATAGTAAAGTAGGCGGAATTATGGTCAACCTTGTAGGAGCAGAAGGGCACACAGGAAATGTTATTTATGAAGACATTGACACCATTATGCAAATGAATGGAGTAACTCCACACATATACGGTAAGAAAGAAACACGCCCTTTTAGAAAAATGGGACATGTAACGATCGTACATGAAAATATATCTGAAGCAAGAAAAATTGCAGAAAAAGTAAAAAACACAATAAAGGTAATAAGTAAGCCATGA